The following proteins come from a genomic window of Alosa alosa isolate M-15738 ecotype Scorff River chromosome 2, AALO_Geno_1.1, whole genome shotgun sequence:
- the gng3 gene encoding guanine nucleotide-binding protein G(I)/G(S)/G(O) subunit gamma-3 gives MKGDTPVNSTMSVGQARKLVEQLKIEASFCRIKVSKAAADLMAYCDAHVCEDPLITPVPTSENPFREKKFFCALL, from the exons ATGAAAGGAGACACCCCAGTGAACAGCACCATGAGTGTGGGACAGGCCCGGAAGCTGGTGGAACAGCTGAAAATTGAAGCCAGTTTCTGCCGCATCAAG GTTTCCAAAGCAGCGGCGGACCTGATGGCGTACTGTGATGCACACGTGTGTGAGGATCCTCTGATCACCCCGGTGCCCACCTCAGAGAACCCCTTCAGGGAAAAGAAGTTCTTCTGTGCCCTGCTGTGA